From Mauremys mutica isolate MM-2020 ecotype Southern chromosome 23, ASM2049712v1, whole genome shotgun sequence, a single genomic window includes:
- the SYF2 gene encoding pre-mRNA-splicing factor SYF2: MAAEGDGAPRGGASSASSDEESAPTAAEELAAQKREERLRKFRELHMKRNEARKLNHQEVVEEDKRLKLPANWEAKKARLEWELKVEEKKKECAAKGEDYERVKLLEISAEDAERWERKKKRKNPDLGFSDYAAAQVRQYQRLTKQIKPDMEKYEKLREENGEELYPTANSLLHGTHVPCKEGVDRMVTDLEKQIEKREKYSRRRAYNDDADIDYINERNAKFNKKAERFYGKYTAEIKQNLERGTAV; encoded by the exons ATGGCGGCGGAGGGGGATGGAGCCCCGCGCGGAGGG GCCTCTTCTGCCAGCTCCGACGAGGAATCTGCGCCCACTGCAGCTGAGGAGTTGGCTGCCCAGAAgagggaggagaggttgaggAAGTTCAGAGAGCTTCATATGAAAAGG AATGAAGCTCGCAAGCTAAATCACCAGGAAGTTGTGGAAGAAGATAAAAGACTTAAGTTGCCTGCAAACTGGGAAGCAAAAAAGGCTCGACTGGAATGGGAACTGAAGGTTGAGGAAAAGAAGAAG GAATGTGCTGCTAAAGGAGAAGATTATGAGCGGGTGAAGTTGTTAGAAATCAGTGCTGAGGATGcagaaagatgggaaaggaaaaagaagagaaaaaatccAGACCTAGGATTTTCAG ATTATGCAGCTGCTCAGGTGCGCCAGTATCAGAGGTTAACCAAGCAGATCAAACCTGACATGGAAAAATATGAAAAGCTAAGAGAAGAAAA CGGAGAAGAACTGTATCCAACAGCAAACAGTCTTCTTCATGGAACTCATGTACCATGTAAAGAAGGGGTTGATAGAATGGTAACAGATCTTGAAAAACA AATTGAAAAACGTGAAAAATACAGTCGGCGACGTGCTTATAATGATGATGCGGATATTGATTACATCAATGAGAGAAATGCCAAATTCAATAAGAAGGCAGAAAGGTTCTATGGGAAATATACAGCAGAAATTAAACAGAACTTGGAGAGAGGAACAGCTGTCTAA